AGGGCATTGTCCAGATATACTACATACTTGGAGTGTATTAGAAAATACATTATATGAAAAAGGGGCACTTTCTGCAGAATTAAAAGAACAAGTACGTAGAACACTTGCTTTTGGAAATGAGTGTTTGTATTGCATGGCAAAAGGAAAGCCAGATGATGTGCAAAAGGTAGAAGAGATTAGTACTGCTGTAACCTTTGCACATGTATTTGTACATAATCGTTCAGCGATAGATGATAAGATGTTTGATGTGTTGAAACAGTATTGGAGTGAGGCAGAGATTGTAGAACTCTGTGTATATATTTGCTTTATTACTGCTTCACAACAACTTGGATTTTTATTTCAATTAC
This sequence is a window from Bacillus pseudomycoides DSM 12442. Protein-coding genes within it:
- a CDS encoding carboxymuconolactone decarboxylase family protein — translated: MERISLSDVGETKFQKLLGHCPDILHTWSVLENTLYEKGALSAELKEQVRRTLAFGNECLYCMAKGKPDDVQKVEEISTAVTFAHVFVHNRSAIDDKMFDVLKQYWSEAEIVELCVYICFITASQQLGFLFQLQPGEEKE